Proteins from a single region of Mycobacteriales bacterium:
- a CDS encoding metalloregulator ArsR/SmtB family transcription factor, with translation MADDPLSLTFAALADPTRRAILARLADGPATVKELAAPFAMSGPAVSKHLRVLERAGLVSQGRDAQWRPRRLDATPLREVTEWAEGFRRFWDDSFTRLDAYLHDLQGER, from the coding sequence GTGGCCGACGACCCCCTGAGCCTCACCTTCGCCGCCCTCGCCGACCCCACGCGGCGCGCGATCCTCGCGCGGCTCGCCGACGGGCCGGCGACGGTGAAGGAGCTCGCGGCGCCGTTCGCGATGTCCGGTCCGGCCGTGTCCAAGCACCTCCGCGTGCTCGAACGCGCCGGCCTCGTCAGCCAGGGCCGCGACGCGCAGTGGCGGCCCCGCCGCCTCGACGCGACGCCGTTGCGCGAGGTGACCGAGTGGGCGGAGGGGTTCCGCCGCTTCTGGGACGACAGCTTCACGCGGCTGGACGCCTACCTCCACGACCTCCAGGGAGAACGATGA
- the rimM gene encoding ribosome maturation factor RimM (Essential for efficient processing of 16S rRNA) encodes MDLVVGRIGHAHGIKGEVSVEVRTDDPDRRYAAGSVLATDPPERGPLTVVGTRAHHGRLLVRFDGINDRNAAEALRGTLLVVDSASVGETEPDEWWDHDLVGLRAVTKGGVDLGAVADVVHVPGPPLLSIVDGDGREVLVPFVAAIVPEVDVPGGRLVVDPPPGLLDLAEE; translated from the coding sequence GTGGACCTCGTCGTGGGGCGGATCGGCCATGCCCACGGCATCAAGGGCGAGGTCAGCGTCGAGGTCCGCACCGACGACCCCGACCGCCGCTACGCCGCGGGCTCGGTCCTCGCGACCGACCCGCCCGAACGCGGCCCGCTCACCGTCGTGGGCACCCGCGCGCACCACGGGCGGCTGCTCGTGCGGTTCGACGGGATCAACGACCGCAACGCCGCCGAGGCGCTGCGCGGCACGCTGCTCGTCGTCGACTCGGCCTCGGTGGGCGAGACCGAGCCGGACGAGTGGTGGGACCACGACCTCGTCGGCCTGCGCGCGGTGACGAAGGGTGGCGTCGACCTGGGCGCGGTGGCCGACGTGGTGCACGTGCCGGGGCCGCCGTTGCTGTCGATCGTGGACGGCGACGGGCGCGAGGTGCTGGTGCCGTTCGTGGCGGCGATCGTGCCGGAGGTCGACGTGCCGGGCGGGCGGCTGGTGGTGGACCCGCCGCCGGGGCTGCTCGACCTGGCCGAGGAGTAG
- a CDS encoding RNA-binding protein, with translation MAAAHVDAALQHLVMGIVENPDDVQVSTRTGRRGTTLEIRVHPEDLGKVIGRNGRTAKALRAVVAGIAGKGIRVDVVDTDEVR, from the coding sequence GTGGCCGCGGCGCACGTCGACGCGGCCCTCCAGCACCTGGTCATGGGCATCGTCGAGAACCCCGACGACGTCCAGGTCAGCACGCGGACCGGCCGGCGCGGCACGACGCTGGAGATCCGCGTCCACCCGGAGGACCTCGGCAAGGTCATCGGCCGCAACGGCCGCACGGCCAAGGCGCTGCGGGCCGTCGTGGCGGGGATCGCCGGCAAGGGCATCCGCGTGGACGTCGTCGACACCGACGAGGTCCGCTAG
- the ftsY gene encoding signal recognition particle-docking protein FtsY: MLELIIAIAALAVVAVVGLVATRSRSRRALPPAPARPEILPGVGDDASEPTPEPRRSVDVLELPETTVPPPQVETAPVVPEPAELEVPEPTAGRLVRLRSRLSRSQNVLGRGLLALLASDKLDDDTWDEVETTLLSADVGVAASLEIVEALRTRTKVLGTRSPDELRTLLREELLTAIGDVDRSLRTLPHDDRPAVVLVVGVNGTGKTTTCGKLARVLVADGRSVVLGAADTFRAAAADQLATWAGRVGAEVVRGPEGGDPAAVAFDAVKTGAERRSDCVLIDTAGRLHTKTGLMDELSKIKRVAEKLGSIDEVLLVLDATTGQNGVVQAKQFAAAVDVTGVVLTKLDGTAKGGIVVAVQRELGIPVKLIGLGEGPDDLAPFDPGQFVDALLDG, from the coding sequence GTGCTTGAGCTGATCATCGCGATCGCCGCGCTGGCGGTCGTTGCCGTCGTCGGTCTCGTCGCCACCCGCTCGCGCTCGCGGCGCGCCCTGCCGCCCGCGCCGGCGCGCCCCGAGATCCTGCCGGGCGTCGGCGACGACGCGTCCGAGCCGACGCCGGAGCCACGCCGTTCGGTCGACGTGCTGGAGCTGCCGGAGACCACGGTCCCGCCGCCGCAGGTCGAGACCGCGCCGGTCGTCCCCGAGCCGGCGGAGCTCGAGGTCCCCGAGCCGACGGCCGGGCGGCTGGTCCGGCTCCGGTCGCGGCTGTCGCGGTCGCAGAACGTCCTCGGCCGCGGCCTGCTCGCCCTCCTCGCGTCGGACAAGCTGGACGACGACACGTGGGACGAGGTCGAGACGACGCTGCTGTCGGCGGACGTCGGCGTCGCGGCGTCGCTGGAGATCGTGGAGGCGCTGCGGACGCGCACCAAGGTGCTCGGCACGCGGTCGCCGGACGAGCTGCGCACGCTGCTGCGCGAGGAGCTGCTGACCGCGATCGGCGACGTCGACCGGTCGCTGCGCACCCTGCCGCACGACGACCGCCCCGCGGTCGTGCTCGTCGTCGGCGTCAACGGCACCGGCAAGACCACCACCTGCGGCAAGCTCGCCCGCGTCCTCGTCGCGGACGGGCGTTCGGTGGTGCTGGGGGCGGCCGACACGTTCCGCGCGGCCGCCGCCGACCAGCTCGCCACCTGGGCCGGGCGGGTCGGCGCGGAGGTCGTGCGCGGCCCGGAGGGCGGCGACCCGGCGGCGGTGGCGTTCGACGCCGTCAAGACCGGTGCCGAACGCCGCTCCGACTGCGTGCTCATCGACACCGCCGGCCGGCTGCACACCAAGACCGGCCTGATGGACGAGCTGTCGAAGATCAAGCGCGTCGCCGAGAAGCTCGGCTCGATCGACGAGGTGCTGCTCGTCCTCGACGCGACCACCGGCCAGAACGGCGTCGTCCAGGCCAAGCAGTTCGCCGCCGCCGTCGACGTGACCGGCGTGGTGCTGACCAAGCTCGACGGCACCGCGAAGGGCGGCATCGTCGTCGCCGTGCAGCGCGAGCTCGGCATCCCCGTGAAGCTGATCGGGCTGGGGGAGGGGCCGGACGACCTGGCGCCGTTCGACCCGGGTCAGTTCGTCGACGCGCTGCTTGACGGCTGA
- the lepB gene encoding signal peptidase I — protein MSDEAAAAPAGDDAPAEDAPKKKKHEGSFLRELPFLLLIAFVLALIIKAFLVQAFFIPSGSMEQTLHGCTGCRGDRVLVNKLVYRFREPHRGEIVVFNGLDSFQPEVVVPPPRNAFDSFRRKFSSLVGLGAPGEKDFIKRVIGLPGDTVACCTNGNVTVNGRELHEPYLFEDDHQAFGPVLVPDGKLFVMGDHRGRSSDSRINGAVPVDKVVGRAFVVIWPPSRAKGLRVPGEIEHSGVPKAALGLPAPPWSVAALPPVGGLALALPVTAGRRRVRRRRAARRPAA, from the coding sequence GTGAGCGACGAGGCGGCGGCCGCCCCCGCCGGCGACGACGCCCCGGCCGAGGACGCGCCGAAGAAGAAGAAGCACGAGGGATCGTTCCTGCGGGAGCTGCCGTTCCTGCTGCTCATCGCGTTCGTGCTCGCGCTGATCATCAAGGCGTTCCTCGTCCAGGCGTTCTTCATCCCGTCCGGCTCGATGGAGCAGACGCTGCACGGCTGCACCGGCTGCCGCGGCGACCGGGTGCTCGTCAACAAGCTCGTCTACCGCTTCCGCGAGCCGCACCGCGGCGAGATCGTCGTCTTCAACGGCCTCGACTCGTTCCAGCCCGAGGTCGTCGTGCCGCCGCCGCGCAACGCGTTCGACTCGTTCCGGCGCAAGTTCTCCAGCCTGGTCGGCCTCGGCGCGCCCGGCGAGAAGGACTTCATCAAGCGGGTCATCGGCCTGCCCGGCGACACCGTCGCCTGCTGCACCAACGGCAACGTCACCGTCAACGGTCGCGAGCTGCACGAGCCGTACCTGTTCGAGGACGACCACCAGGCGTTCGGGCCGGTGCTCGTGCCCGACGGGAAGCTGTTCGTCATGGGCGACCACCGCGGCCGCTCCTCCGACTCCCGGATCAACGGCGCCGTCCCCGTCGACAAGGTCGTCGGGCGGGCGTTCGTCGTGATCTGGCCGCCGAGCCGCGCGAAGGGGCTGCGCGTGCCCGGCGAGATCGAGCACTCCGGCGTGCCGAAGGCCGCGCTCGGGCTGCCCGCGCCGCCGTGGTCGGTGGCCGCGCTGCCGCCCGTCGGCGGGCTGGCGCTGGCGCTGCCGGTGACGGCCGGGCGCCGCCGGGTGCGCCGCCGCCGCGCCGCGCGCCGCCCCGCCGCCTGA
- a CDS encoding NUDIX domain-containing protein: MPRAPLVRVLLVDHAYRVLLLHLADGPRTWWAPPGVVAGRREPAAGAALRALREECGIDRGVRVGPCVWVRPARPLRRAERTHVAWLDDPAAPSAEAPHATAARLGERWWTLDELARAEETFAPRALPALAPVVVRGEYGPAPVEVR, translated from the coding sequence GTGCCGCGCGCACCGCTGGTCCGGGTGCTGCTCGTCGACCACGCGTACCGCGTCCTGCTGCTGCACCTCGCTGACGGCCCCCGCACCTGGTGGGCGCCGCCCGGCGTCGTCGCCGGCCGCCGCGAGCCGGCCGCCGGCGCGGCGCTGCGGGCGTTGCGCGAGGAGTGCGGGATCGACCGCGGCGTCCGGGTGGGCCCGTGCGTCTGGGTCCGCCCCGCGCGGCCGCTGCGCCGCGCCGAACGCACCCACGTGGCCTGGCTGGACGACCCGGCCGCGCCGAGCGCCGAGGCGCCGCACGCGACCGCGGCACGGCTCGGCGAGCGCTGGTGGACGCTGGACGAGCTGGCCCGCGCGGAGGAGACGTTCGCGCCGCGCGCGCTCCCGGCGCTCGCGCCGGTCGTCGTCCGCGGCGAGTACGGCCCCGCGCCGGTCGAGGTGCGCTAG
- the rpsP gene encoding 30S ribosomal protein S16 → MATKIRLMRLGKMRAPHYRVVVTDSRTKRDGRSIETIGKYHPKEEPSFIEIDGERALHWLRVGAQPTEAVEALLKVTGTWQEFKGLPAPPPMRVKEPKADKKAVFDAAAKAGMSDEPAEKPAKKAPKKVDEAAQAGTEPTADQQAAAAAEAGETQAEARESQPETTEGAAAETAAETQATEAGE, encoded by the coding sequence GTGGCAACGAAGATCCGCCTCATGCGCCTCGGCAAGATGCGCGCACCGCACTACCGCGTCGTCGTCACCGACAGCCGCACCAAGCGTGACGGCCGTTCGATCGAGACCATCGGGAAGTACCACCCGAAGGAGGAGCCGTCGTTCATCGAGATCGACGGCGAGCGCGCGCTGCACTGGCTGCGCGTCGGCGCCCAGCCGACGGAGGCCGTCGAGGCGCTGCTCAAGGTCACCGGCACCTGGCAGGAGTTCAAGGGCCTGCCCGCGCCGCCGCCGATGCGGGTCAAGGAGCCGAAGGCCGACAAGAAGGCCGTCTTCGACGCCGCCGCGAAGGCGGGCATGAGCGACGAGCCGGCTGAGAAGCCCGCGAAGAAGGCGCCGAAGAAGGTGGACGAGGCGGCGCAGGCCGGCACCGAGCCGACCGCCGACCAGCAGGCGGCGGCCGCCGCCGAGGCCGGCGAGACGCAGGCCGAGGCCCGCGAGTCGCAGCCGGAGACCACCGAGGGCGCCGCGGCCGAGACGGCCGCGGAGACGCAGGCGACCGAGGCAGGGGAGTAG
- the rplS gene encoding 50S ribosomal protein L19 has protein sequence MNTLDSLDAASLRSDIPDFRPGDTVKVGVRVVEGNRERTQVFQGVVIRRQGGGIRETFTVRKVSFGVGVERTFPVHSPILGSIDIVTRGDVRRAKLYYLRDLRGKAAKIKEKRETVQK, from the coding sequence ATGAACACCCTGGACAGCCTGGACGCCGCGAGCCTGCGGTCCGACATCCCCGACTTCCGCCCGGGTGACACCGTCAAGGTCGGCGTCCGCGTCGTCGAGGGCAACCGGGAGCGCACCCAGGTCTTCCAGGGCGTCGTGATCCGGCGGCAGGGCGGCGGCATCCGCGAGACGTTCACCGTGCGGAAGGTGAGCTTCGGCGTCGGCGTCGAGCGCACGTTCCCGGTGCACAGCCCGATCCTCGGCAGCATCGACATCGTCACCCGCGGCGACGTGCGGCGCGCCAAGCTCTACTACCTCCGCGACCTGCGCGGCAAGGCCGCCAAGATCAAGGAGAAGCGCGAGACCGTCCAGAAGTGA
- a CDS encoding SRPBCC domain-containing protein: MSTEITMPNDTDVVLSRTFDAPRELLFEVWTSPEHLPHWLLGPEGWTMTACEIDLRPGGRARVAWRHDNGDTMEVTQDYREVEPPARLVSTESWGGDWAAMEVTVTFEAVGGRTALTQTIRFASAEARERALGVGMTQGLTINHDRLELLLAGLPA; encoded by the coding sequence ATGAGCACCGAGATCACGATGCCGAACGACACCGACGTCGTCCTGAGCCGCACCTTCGACGCGCCGCGCGAGCTGCTGTTCGAGGTCTGGACCAGCCCGGAGCACCTGCCGCACTGGCTGCTCGGCCCGGAGGGCTGGACGATGACCGCCTGCGAGATCGACCTGCGCCCCGGCGGCCGGGCCCGCGTCGCCTGGCGGCACGACAACGGCGACACGATGGAGGTCACCCAGGACTACCGCGAGGTCGAGCCGCCCGCGCGCCTGGTCAGCACGGAGTCGTGGGGCGGCGACTGGGCGGCGATGGAGGTGACGGTGACGTTCGAGGCCGTGGGTGGGCGGACGGCGTTGACGCAGACGATCCGCTTCGCGTCGGCGGAGGCGCGCGAGCGGGCGCTCGGTGTCGGCATGACGCAGGGCCTGACGATCAACCACGACCGGCTGGAGCTCCTCCTCGCCGGCCTGCCCGCCTGA
- the trmD gene encoding tRNA (guanosine(37)-N1)-methyltransferase TrmD — protein sequence MRVDVVTIFPEFFGPLDVSLLGKARERGLVDVRVHDLRKQTSDVHRTVDDAPFGGGPGMVMKPEPWYAAFEEILAGGGPAERPRVVVPTPSGRLLTQALVEELAAEPWLAIACGRYEGIDRRVVDRWADDEVSLGDYVLAGGEVAALVLVEAVTRLLPGVVGNAESVADDSHTTGLLEGPVYTRPASYDGREVPAVLLSGDHGAIARWRRDEALRRTAALRPELLARAGLDARDRAVLAELDLPFPLPPPAVAD from the coding sequence GTGCGCGTCGATGTCGTGACGATCTTCCCGGAGTTCTTCGGGCCGCTCGACGTCTCGCTGCTCGGCAAGGCCCGCGAACGCGGCCTGGTCGACGTCCGCGTCCACGACCTGCGCAAGCAGACCTCGGACGTGCACCGGACGGTGGACGACGCGCCGTTCGGCGGCGGTCCGGGCATGGTGATGAAGCCGGAGCCCTGGTACGCGGCGTTCGAGGAGATCCTGGCCGGAGGCGGCCCGGCCGAACGCCCCCGCGTCGTCGTCCCCACCCCGTCCGGGCGGCTGCTCACCCAGGCGCTGGTCGAGGAGCTCGCCGCCGAGCCGTGGCTGGCGATCGCCTGCGGCCGGTACGAGGGCATCGACCGGCGGGTGGTCGACCGCTGGGCCGACGACGAGGTCAGCCTCGGCGACTACGTCCTCGCCGGCGGCGAGGTCGCCGCGCTGGTGCTCGTGGAGGCCGTCACCCGGCTGCTCCCGGGCGTCGTCGGCAACGCCGAGTCGGTCGCCGACGACTCGCACACGACCGGCCTGCTGGAGGGGCCGGTCTACACCCGGCCCGCCTCCTACGACGGCCGCGAGGTGCCGGCGGTGCTGCTCTCCGGCGACCACGGCGCGATCGCCCGGTGGCGCCGCGACGAGGCGCTGCGCCGGACGGCGGCGCTGCGGCCCGAGCTGCTCGCCCGCGCCGGGCTCGACGCCCGCGACCGCGCGGTCCTCGCCGAGCTCGACCTCCCGTTTCCGCTGCCGCCCCCGGCTGTGGCAGACTAG
- the ffh gene encoding signal recognition particle protein, with amino-acid sequence MFDTLSDRLDAVFTKLRGKGRLSEEDVAATLREIRIALLEADVAVPVVKAFTAAVKERATGAEVSQSLNPAQQVIKIVNEELVAILGGETRLLRFAKQPPTVILLAGLQGAGKTTAAGKFGKWLKSKGHAPLLVACDLQRPNAVDQLEVVGKQADVSVFAPERGASGVHGDGKPVGDPVKVARDGVEHATRLGYDVVVVDTAGRLGVDAEMMQQAIDIRDAVQPDEVLFVVDAMIGQDAVTTARAFEDGVGFSGVVLTKLDGDARGGAALSIAQVCGRPIMFASTGEKLADFDVFHPERMASRILGMGDVLTLIEQAEQHFDQQQAQAMAEKVLGGDDFTLEDFLDQMLQIKKMGPIGNLLGMLPGMGQIKEQINSIDDRDLDRVAAIIRSMTPAERRDPKIINGSRRLRIAKGSGVKVNEVNQLVDRFFEARKMMKSLGGSMGLGGARRGKKGKKGKRGGLPRLPAGMDLGALRDGGALPPGLDLPPGFGQPPAGK; translated from the coding sequence GTGTTCGACACCCTGTCCGACCGGCTGGACGCCGTCTTCACGAAGCTGCGCGGCAAGGGCCGCCTCTCCGAGGAGGACGTCGCCGCGACGCTGCGCGAGATCCGCATCGCGCTGCTCGAGGCCGACGTCGCCGTGCCGGTGGTCAAGGCGTTCACGGCGGCGGTGAAGGAACGCGCCACCGGCGCCGAGGTGTCGCAGAGCCTCAACCCCGCGCAGCAGGTCATCAAGATCGTCAACGAGGAGCTGGTCGCGATCCTCGGCGGCGAGACGCGGCTGCTTCGGTTCGCCAAGCAGCCGCCGACCGTCATCCTGCTCGCCGGCCTCCAGGGCGCGGGCAAGACGACCGCGGCGGGGAAGTTCGGCAAGTGGCTGAAGTCGAAGGGCCACGCGCCGCTGCTCGTCGCCTGCGACCTCCAGCGCCCCAACGCCGTCGACCAGCTCGAGGTCGTCGGCAAGCAGGCCGACGTGTCGGTCTTCGCGCCCGAACGCGGCGCCTCCGGCGTGCACGGCGACGGCAAGCCCGTCGGCGACCCGGTGAAGGTCGCGCGCGACGGCGTCGAGCACGCCACCCGGCTCGGCTACGACGTCGTCGTGGTCGACACCGCCGGCCGGCTCGGCGTCGACGCCGAGATGATGCAGCAGGCCATCGACATCCGCGACGCCGTCCAGCCGGACGAGGTGCTGTTCGTCGTCGACGCCATGATCGGCCAGGACGCCGTCACCACGGCGCGGGCGTTCGAGGACGGGGTCGGCTTCTCCGGCGTCGTCCTCACCAAGCTCGACGGCGACGCCCGCGGCGGCGCCGCGCTGTCCATCGCGCAGGTGTGCGGGCGGCCGATCATGTTCGCGTCGACCGGCGAGAAGCTCGCCGACTTCGACGTGTTCCACCCCGAGCGGATGGCCTCGCGCATCCTCGGCATGGGCGACGTGCTGACGTTGATCGAGCAGGCCGAGCAGCACTTCGACCAGCAGCAGGCCCAGGCCATGGCCGAGAAGGTGCTGGGCGGCGACGACTTCACACTCGAGGACTTCCTCGACCAGATGCTCCAGATCAAGAAGATGGGCCCGATCGGCAACCTCCTCGGCATGCTGCCCGGGATGGGCCAGATCAAGGAGCAGATCAACTCCATCGACGACCGCGACCTGGACCGGGTGGCCGCGATCATCCGTTCGATGACCCCCGCCGAACGCCGCGACCCCAAGATCATCAACGGCTCCCGCCGCCTGCGCATCGCCAAGGGCTCCGGCGTGAAGGTCAACGAGGTCAACCAGCTCGTGGACCGCTTCTTCGAGGCCCGCAAGATGATGAAGTCGCTCGGCGGCTCGATGGGCCTCGGCGGCGCCCGGCGCGGCAAGAAGGGGAAGAAGGGCAAGCGCGGCGGGCTGCCCCGGCTGCCCGCCGGCATGGACCTCGGCGCGTTGCGGGACGGCGGCGCCCTCCCGCCCGGCCTCGACCTCCCGCCCGGCTTCGGCCAGCCGCCCGCCGGGAAGTAG